The window ttatttttcttaaatatcatgTCAATCAAAGGTATCACGTAAAATGAGataaatgaaataattaataaacacGTTTTTCAAAACAAactttgaaaattgacaaatgattGGGCACATAGATAAGTCGATAGAATTTAATGTAGACTACATCCAACCATGTAGTTGTCCTTCAAGCAATAATGCATAactcattaaaaaaaattgtgctCCCTCCAtttgtttcatctattttgatttaatatagagtttaaaaaaagtaaaaagaacttttaaatatttttatattaaattaaatatatgtttaaTGTATCAAAATGCATTTTAGCTTTGTGGTCTAAACCTCATTGTGGCTCCGTCACGGATAACATTGGATGAGTCATCTTGTAATGCTAATCGAATTCAAGTGATATCGTCGAAAAATTCTACTGTTAATTAATTAGGTTTAAATTTTAGCTTTATGTATATACATCCTATacgttgttattatttttttcgtgtgtctatcttttttataatttaataccttTTAGTAAAACTTCTGAATCCATGACTAAGTACAAGCTTCAATCAAACATCAAGTAGTCGTGCATGCATTCATTGAACTATATATTAGACCAATCATGACTGAAAACAATTAATCCATTAAGGGTCGTTTGgttgaaaaataagttatttcacgATTAGTTATCCCATCTTCAAGGAGGGATAAAAAACACACTATAATTTCGGGATGAGTTATCCCATGCATTTTGTCCCAACCAAACATGGATAAGCTccttttctaaattaatttcgggattagttatcctTTTCCCTCCTACCAAACAACCTCTATATGTAATTCTCATTTCATTAATTCTTCATTTCTTACTAACAGGGTTGCAGTGCGGTGATGAGACTAATGGTCTGATCTTACTTATAGGTCTCAGGTTCGAGTTCTGAATATGGAGAAAATCATGCTAGTACCGCCACCCCAGAATGGACATTACAGTATGGGATCTAAATTAGTCGGGACTCCAATGCGGTCACCGGATACCTGGTGGTAAACCCACCCACCCctcaccccccacccccccaaaaaaaaaggaaaagaaaatcttCATTTCTTTGCCTATATATATCTGCCTATTAGCAATATCTTCATTACTCATACAACCACTTTCTCGATAAATTCTTACAAATATAGCCACTATGTCAAATCTAgccttaattttttctcttttcataatTTGCACAACTTTCATAGCTTCATCTAACGCCATTTCGCAATGCAACGGCCCATGCAAATCATTGAACGATTGCGACGGTCAATTAATTTGCATAAGAGGAAAATGCAACGATGATCCTGACGTTGGAACCAGTATTTGCGGAGGAGGAACCTTTCCTTCTGTTCCTCCTTCTCCTCCGTCTACTGGCTCAACGCCAGGTATCCTTACCCTCAACGACTTCAGTGAAGGCGGAGATGGGGGTGGTCCGTCAGAATGTGACGAACAATATCATGACAACAAAGAACGAGTAGTCGCGTTGACTACTCGATGGTATGCTGGCGGTTCAATGTGTGGTAAACTGATACGCATTCGCCCGAATAATAATGGAAAAAGCGTAACGGCTAAGGTCGTCGATGAATGTGACACTAAAGATGGTTGTAAAAATAATGTTGTTGATGGTTCAATTGCTATATGGAAAGCTTTAGGGTTGGATACAGATTTAGGTAGAGTTCCTATTACATGGTCCATGGCATAGGATCGACGGATAAATTCTGTAGCTAAATAATTACGTATTAATTATCGATGATTAATACGATAAAATTGTTACGTGGTCCATGGCCTAGGAGATACTAATATTGTTAACCCTAAGTTGtttaattactttatttaatGTGTTTGGTTGTCATACTAAAGTTTGAATaatgtttgtatcatcttatctACTATAATATGTAataagatggacattggagtacCTCAAGCATTAGCTATACAAAAATATGAAGTTGCCATACTATTTCTTTGggaaaaaagtgagaaaattatcaatattttggcGAAATTTGCAGTTACGCATCCTGAACTTTGCGGACCGGGCatgtttttggccaaaaatcgattgggcaGCCCCAAATAGGTTGgcgagcggcctagtgtgggccattatgggtttttgggcggtttggttggtcaaacaagcaaaacgtcGCGAACGGGcgattttcgggccaaatcggtgtgctatagcccacagttttttgGGTGGGCCCGGGGCCGGGCGTGTTTTTgatcaaaaatcaatcgggctaCCCCAAACaagctggggagcggcctagtgtgggtcaTTATGGTTTTTTGGCGGTTTGAGCGATCAAACGGACGAAACGgagtgaacgggccattttcgggacaaatcggtgtgttatagcccacgatttttggggtgggcccagtgGCCAGACgtgtttttggccaaaaatcaacgCATGTACCctaaattaataaaaagaaatggaagaagtagacaaaatcatattttttcagtAACTTTcacattaaatattttcttatttttactagGTTATCCTATTTTTTCCAACACCTTTATAGTTTTAGGTTTAGGACTCTTTTATAtacatagagaaaaaaaattaaaaatttgtccTATACATAAATATTGGTGTGTTGCTAAGATGATTAAATATTGAGCCACCATTAAATTTGTATAATTTTCTCTTGACAATTAACTATTTGCTTCTTTTATTTTAGGTAACATTAATTTTCTCTTTATATTTATCGTCAAACATGTTCTTCTTTTTAGATTTCTTAATTACTGTTTTCTTCAACTCCATTATtcatcttaattatttttctaagataaaagTTAGTAGTATATTTTTATAGAGTtatagacattgaaattttgtagaCCGTACAAGAAGAATCTaatttttgttagagttcttggaggCCACAATAGCCTAAACCTAGCTTGTGTCTATTCAAAACAttaaattatgcctatataaatGGATAAATATTTCCTGAAAAATGCATCTCCGACTCCAATATCCCATAAAATCACGAGATACTCACAAAGAGTCATCCTACGTTTGAGAAATTAATACGCTACTAATGGAGGAACAGAATGTACAcatatcgtttatcaataaaattcttgtttcttgatactttttgtttgtggttgaaatttatttttcataaattacatTATGTTGATAACAAGAATATTTTGTTATTTGATGCtcttgagttttcaatttttctcttctcttttttttttttttttttctttttaatcttttatattaCGAATCTTAGTTAGATTGTAGAGTACTAACAATATTTTTGCTTTAATTTGATgtgtcatgttttttttttttttgatgatcgTGTTTAGTGAAACGTGATATTCAACAGATTTTGAGATCGAACAACATTTGCTATACGCATTTATGCAATTAATAAAATAAgcatgtttctttttattttattttttacttttatttggtgtttatttattttaacgttaattgctaattttttttataaaaattaagtaAGATAAAAAGGTCAATCAAAAATAAAGAGtgaaatgagatagaaaaaagTAGTTGtaaattggtgaaacttcaaacCTTCGTAACTTTGAGCTCAAATATCCATTTGAGgtgtttcttttttgaatttgcaTATTTTTTCAAGATGTACGTGGGGTGCGCCGGGGGTCCAGGCGTAGTTTGAGCCGAAAATCAACGGGGGCggcccaggcaggctggggaatGGTCTAATGTGGTCCCTTGGgtagtcaaatgggcgaaacggcgcgaaagGGATATTTTCAGACCAAAATGgtaagctatagcccacggttttggtggtgggcccggggtccgaatGTGgattaggccaaaaattgactggggcaccCCGAGCAGGCTGGGGAGAGACCTAGTGTGGACCCCTGGGGTTGGCAGGgctatttgagtggtcaaatgggagaaatggTGAGAATGggctattttcgagccaaatcggtgtgctataacccacggtttccaGGATGGACCCGGGGGCTAGGTGTGTttttggtcaaaaatcgatcgggctacCCCAGGCAGGATAGGGAGCAGCCTCATAtggggttttggggtgggccggcccatttgggtggtcaaacgagcgaaataacgcgaatgggccattttcaagtcaaatcgatgtgctagagcccacggtttctgggtgggcctggggtccgggcatatTTTTTGGTCGACAATCGACTGAGGCACCCCAGGCAGGTTGGAAAACGGCCTAGTGTGGGGCTTTGGGGTGGGCGAGGCCGTTTAGGTAGTCAAATGGACGAAATGGCGTGAATGgaccattttcaggccaaattggtgagcttatagcccacggttttgggtgtgggcccaaATTCTGATCGTGGTTTAGGCTAAAAATGAATTGGGGCACCTCATCCAGGCTAGGGAATGGCCTAGTGTAGGCTTTTGGGGtcggcagggccatttgggtggtcaaacgggcaaaataatgcgaatgagccatttttgagctaaatcggtaagctatagcccactattttaggggtgggcccggggtttgggagtgatttgggccaaaaatcaaccgaggtgcATTAGGAAGGCACGATCTAGTGTGGGCTCTTGGGAttggtggggccatttgggtggttaaaagGGCAAAACTACGCGAACAGGCTATTTTCAAgtgaaattggtgtgctatagcccacagttttgggggtgggcccggggttcgggcgtggtttaggtcaaaaatcaatcgggacaCCCCAAGCAGGCTGGGGAACGACTTAGTGTAGGCCCTTGGAGTtagcggggccatttgggtggtcaaacaggcaaaacgacgtgaaaggagcatttttgagccaaattggtacGCAATAGCCCACAGTTCCGGGGGTGCGCCTGGTCTTCGAGCGttctttgggccaaaaattgattgggagcacccaggcaggctgaggagcGACCTAATGTGGGACCTTGGGGtcggtggggccatttgggtggtcaaacggatgCAAAggcacgaacgggccatttttaggccaaatcggtatgctataacccacaattCCAGGGGTGGGCCAGGGGCCCGGACGTTCTTTGAGCCACAAATTGACCAGGTCACCTCAGGCAGGCTAGGgaatggcctagtgtgggccgttgGGGACggcgtggccatttgggtggtcaaacgaacCAAAACACACGTCCTCGAGTTTGC of the Capsicum annuum cultivar UCD-10X-F1 chromosome 11, UCD10Xv1.1, whole genome shotgun sequence genome contains:
- the LOC107847201 gene encoding kiwellin-like — encoded protein: MSNLALIFSLFIICTTFIASSNAISQCNGPCKSLNDCDGQLICIRGKCNDDPDVGTSICGGGTFPSVPPSPPSTGSTPGILTLNDFSEGGDGGGPSECDEQYHDNKERVVALTTRWYAGGSMCGKLIRIRPNNNGKSVTAKVVDECDTKDGCKNNVVDGSIAIWKALGLDTDLGRVPITWSMA